A stretch of Gorilla gorilla gorilla isolate KB3781 chromosome 9, NHGRI_mGorGor1-v2.1_pri, whole genome shotgun sequence DNA encodes these proteins:
- the P2RY6 gene encoding P2Y purinoceptor 6, which produces MEWDNGTGQALGLPPTTCVYRENFKQLLLPPVYSAVLAAGLPLNICVITQICTSRRALTRTAVYTLNLALADLLYACSLPLLIYNYAQGDHWPFGDFACRLVRFLFYANLHGSILFLTCISFQRYLGICHPLAPWHKRGGRRAAWLVCVAVWLAVTTQCLPTAIFAATGIQRNRTVCYDLSPPALATHYMPYGMALTVIGFLLPFAALLACYCLLARRLCRQDGPAEPVAQERRGKAARMAVVVAAAFAISFLPFHVTKTAYLAVRSTPGVPCTVLEAFAAAYKGTRPFASANSVLDPILFYFTQKKFRRRPHELLQKLTAKWQRQGR; this is translated from the coding sequence ATGGAATGGGACAATGGCACAGGCCAGGCTCTGGGCTTGCCACCCACCACCTGTGTCTACCGCGAGAACTTCAAGCAACTGCTGCTGCCACCTGTGTATTCGGCGGTGCTGGCGGCTGGCCTGCCGCTGAACATCTGTGTCATTACCCAGATCTGCACGTCCCGCCGGGCCCTGACCCGCACAGCCGTGTACACCCTAAACCTTGCTCTGGCCGACCTGCTATATGCCTGCTCCCTGCCCCTGCTCATCTACAACTATGCCCAAGGTGATCACTGGCCCTTTGGCGACTTCGCCTGCCGCCTGGTCCGCTTCCTCTTCTATGCCAACCTGCACGGCAGTATCCTCTTCCTCACCTGCATCAGCTTCCAGCGCTACCTGGGCATCTGCCACCCGCTGGCCCCCTGGCACAAACGTGGGGGCCGCCGGGCTGCCTGGCTAGTGTGTGTAGCCGTGTGGCTGGCCGTGACAACCCAGTGCCTGCCCACAGCCATCTTTGCTGCCACAGGCATCCAGCGTAACCGCACTGTCTGCTATGACCTCAGCCCGCCTGCCCTGGCCACCCACTATATGCCCTACGGCATGGCTCTCACTGTCATAGGCTTCCTGCTGCCCTTTGCTGCCCTGCTGGCCTGCTACTGTCTCCTGGCCCGCCGCCTGTGCCGCCAGGATGGCCCGGCAGAGCCTGTGGCCCAAGAGCGGCGTGGCAAGGCGGCCCGCATGGCCGTGGTGGTGGCTGCTGCCTTTGCCATCAGCTTCCTGCCTTTTCACGTCACCAAGACAGCCTACCTGGCAGTGCGCTCGACACCGGGCGTCCCCTGCACTGTATTGGAGGCCTTTGCAGCGGCCTACAAAGGCACGCGGCCGTTCGCCAGTGCCAACAGCGTGCTGGACCCCATCCTCTTCTACTTCACCCAGAAGAAGTTCCGCCGGCGACCACATGAGCTCCTACAGAAACTCACAGCCAAATGGCAGAGGCAGGGTCGCTGA